CCCATCGACCCGGCAAACAGCGCGTCGCCCACGACCGCGGCACTCGGCGCGCCGCCGGGAAAATTGCCGATGACATAAGTCACGCCGTCTTCGGCGTGGCCCGGCGTATCGCGATTTGTGATTTGAAGATTGCCCAGGTGGACGAGGTCGTTGAGACGGTTGCGCTGATCCGCGGGAGCGTTCTTCGAGTTGGAGTGCAGCTTGACGCCGGGAAACTTGCTCCGGATCGGGCCGAGCGCTTCGACATGGTCGTGGTGCGTGTGCGTGATGAAGAGATGTTTCAGGTGCAGTTGATTTTGCGCGAGGAGGTCGAAGACCGGGCGCGCGTCAAAGCCGGTGTCGAACAGCGCCGCTTCACGCAAGGTTTCATCCCAGACGAGATAGCAATTGACGCTGTAGCTGGCGCCGCGCGTCGTGATCTGACGCAGTTGCCGCCAAACTCCAACGTCGATTGGAGAAGGCAACCAGCCGTTGGCGATGCCTTCAAGTTTTCGCGCGTGCAAACCCAGCAAACTCGCCAGCGTTTGGAAGTTCGGGCGCCGGGCCATTCTCCCGGTCTCTTCCACGGAAAGATACTCGGCTTCGGACAGGCCCGCGGCCTGGGCCGCGGCGGAGGGCGAGACATTGGCCGCCTGGCGCGCTTTGCTCAGGATATCGCCCAGGTGATCTTCCAGATTCATGCGCGGAAAACTACCGGCAGCCTTATCCAGGCGCAACCGATATTGGGATTGGCACGAACGAACTGCGAACGTTCCGTAACCCCTCAGTTAATCAATTAACGACGGTGGGCGACGCTCCTGCGGAGCCTTTTTTCGATGGCAT
The DNA window shown above is from Verrucomicrobiota bacterium and carries:
- a CDS encoding MBL fold metallo-hydrolase, with product MNLEDHLGDILSKARQAANVSPSAAAQAAGLSEAEYLSVEETGRMARRPNFQTLASLLGLHARKLEGIANGWLPSPIDVGVWRQLRQITTRGASYSVNCYLVWDETLREAALFDTGFDARPVFDLLAQNQLHLKHLFITHTHHDHVEALGPIRSKFPGVKLHSNSKNAPADQRNRLNDLVHLGNLQITNRDTPGHAEDGVTYVIGNFPGGAPSAAVVGDALFAGSMGGARQLAELAKQKIREQIFPLPPETLICPGHGPLTTVAQEKTHNPFFVE